gtgtgaaatggtatctcattgtggtttcctttgcatttcactaatgactaatgatgttaagcctcttttttttgtgtttattgatcacttttatatcttctttgaaaaatatctattcagatcctttgaccattaaaaaaattggatGGTCTTATTATTGAGtggtaagtttttttgtttttctttaatatgttctggatacaagttcttatctattatttgcaaatattttctaccattctataGATTGGTATACCTTTCCTCAacctttcaattatttattttatattatttatttggctgcactgggtcttagttgcagcacgtgggatcttcattgaggcgtGTGGGTATAGTAGTTGCAGTGGGCAGggtctagggcacatgggcttagttgccccacagcatgtgggatcgtagttccctgaccagggattgaacttgcatcctctgcattggaaggtggattcttaaccattgaaccacaagggaagtccctcatccttttatttttttaacctatgtCTTTAAGTGAAtctttattaatttacttttattttttaaaaggtttcactttaaaattttcaatatagGATCTCTTTTAATTGGTGAGTTTAATACCATTTTCCTGGTATGGTCAATGCATTGTGTAACCTGtcagttcatttttcttcctggaCATGTCCCTCCTGATATCTCACCCTCTTGTTCCAATTTGGACTGAATACTACAGGCCTGCTGCAGATCTGTCATCCTGTCACTGTACTGGGTTGGGGCCCTGATTTCTGGTATCTCTTGTCTCCCTTGATTTACTCCCTTATTTTTTGTGGAGTACATCCTCCAGTAGGCTTTTAAAAAGCTGcatagaaagtaaaatttaaaatcttgtatgtcttaaatattttaaacttcacaCTTGAGGGCAGTTTGACTGGTCATAGAATTAAAGATCGGAAAAACAAGTATCTCCTGAAATCcaaatctcttttttatttcctgggTTTAGCCAATTGGTTAGCAATGAATACTCTGTTAGCTAAATAAATTTGCTTCCTGAGTTTCAGAAAGCAAGTAGGAAGTGCTCACTTAGCAAGGGATGTGTCAAAAAAATTTATTGTAATCCGAGTTTAGACTGAATAGGTTGAGTCTACTGTAATTTTCACGAATTCAGAGAGCGAAAGTTCAGATAGCAGGAATTTGTCCCCAGAACTTTGAAGGCATTGATCTACCATCTTTTGTCATCCAGATTTGCTAATGAGGAGTCTAATGTGGATGTTATTCTTTTTCCTAAGGGATTGTTTTTTGCCCtctctttgaaaatttttaagattttctctttaatccctccccaccccttaaaaaaatttttttttcactttctaaaaCCGTCAGTCTGATATTAGACTCCTATATTTATCTCCTGTGGCCTTTATGTTTTctcttactttctgtctctttcagaGGTATTTCCTCACTTGCATCTTGCAACTCTAATAATTACTtttggattttaaatattttttaaagccctaTTGTTTTGATAACTCCTGTTGCATTTCccattattttataaatgcaatGTCTCTCAAAGTCTTTTTTACCAACTTTTCCCACTCACAACATAGTCAGCATTGTCTCATATCCTAAATATCTTGAAAAcatggtttttcatttttatgcagTCCTCTCTGAAAgatcaaaatgtatcaaagattTTAAGCAGCATGAGGCATTATCAAATCTGTGTTTTCGATATTCAGTCTGGAAGTAGTAGGGAGAATGAACTGCAGCAGATTAGACACAGAGTCCGTAATCTAGGAGAGTAATGACAAAAGTCTTATTTAATGCACCAGTCGTGGGGGGTAAAGGCAAAAGAACAGGCTGACACATTTTAGGAGGTAGAATAGCACAGGACTTCGTGATTGACTGgttaagaggaaaaggaaaagtagtAAATTACCGTCAGGTTTAAGGTTTGGACAATACCAAGAATAGCtgaatttctccaaataagaaCGATGTTTTTTTAATACGTTTAATAGTTACTTACCTATTGTTCAGTCTCATGTGAGTTAAGCTAGATCACATCTAAATGTAAGTTACAAATGttctatagaaaaataaaaattttttctaagtgCTATAGTCTCAGAGATAAGATACCAAACCTTTAGAGGGATCAACTTTTTAATTAAGATTCTGGGGAGAGATATTTaaaaggaaggatggaaaaaatagtagtaaacaaaaattcaagaaaaattatgGATGGAAGAAACACTATAGAAGAAAattttatcacaaaatattggaatattttgaaatagttaTTCTGCTATTATAAATACTTTCATTCTTGTACATTCACTTTGAATCTCAAAACAAATTTTGCAAGGTAATTTCCTTTTCATCAGTGAAACACCTGTTTACTGTTTAACCATCAATATTAAAGCATCAatgcaaatatttactaaatatacttttctcaaataaatgcaaatcactTATTTCTGAAAAAGTTTAATTCTATTTAGACTcattagaatatttatatttaaatatgccaGTGTAATCTATATGTATTAAGCAAGTAGGAGCTtcttaaatgaagaaaacagtctgatttggttttataaataatgaagatgatttaaaatgtaaaaaattgagCTTAAAAAACACAGCTCAAACCACCTGTTTTTAGTCACACCAGCCATCTACTTCTAAAAAGCCCTTATCAAAGCTATTTCTTCAAACCCAAGATTTACTAATTCAACAGATGGGTTTTAAAGATGGGGAATGTAATTTTACTTTCAGCTCACTGATTATATACTCAACtggcagctttaaaaaaaataattttagaatacaCGAAGACTTTAATTAAACCATTCTCAACATTTTTCCAGGACTGTTTGCTAACTggcttgtttttatttgcatatgaACTTTAAACATGTCTACCACAGGTAGTATACAGAAATAATTGTTTGCAACTATAAAACCTATCAAATAAATTCCCAATGTAACAtcactactttttctttctcttataagaATCATTACTGTGAACTCGAACTCGCTGGTACACAGAAGATGCTATTTTCATGCTGTCTTTCTTTGTAAATGTCTTCTCTACTGCTCCCGGTTTCCAGAGTAACAACTGTGCATCTTCTCCTCCAGTTAGCAAAGAATCATTCTGTGTGTTCCAACAGAAAGAACGGATTGTAGCAGCATGCCCTCCCTGAAGGCTGGTCACGTGGACCAATCCTGACAGAGTACAGCTCATTATATGAATAACTCCTGTGTTTGTTCCTCCAACAACAAACAGTTTGTCCGTCTTTTCATGATATAGGCCACCAATCAAATAGTCCAAAATCCCTTCTTCCACATTAATTACTTCTCTGACATCTGGGATGTTCAAACATGTAATTGGTTCATCGGTATCTAGATGAGTAAGATCCCACCAACAAAATCCTTCATCGTGTGTCATGCAGTAAATCTGTTTATAATCTTTCCCAGACCAACCGATACTGCTTACTGATGAAACTGAGTTACAGGTTGTAACCAGTGCATCTTCTTCACTATCAGCAGTAATATCAAATACATTTACTAGGCCATCAGTTGAACCTGAGACTACCATGTTGGGATTGCTGGGATGGAAACATACTTGAGTGATATCATCACTATGTGTCTCTGAATACGCACCAAGTGGGTCTTTAGTAGTAGACGAATCCTGAGAATTCATTCTTGCATCCCAAAATACCAACAATGCATCATCATCAACTTTTTCTGTACCAGCACAAACGACGTGATCATTACAGCTGACatcaaaactgataaaaatattgGAAAGGTAACCCTTGAACAGCTGGACAGGTTTTCCACTGGCTAATCGAGCATCCCAACACTTTACAGTGCCATCAGTGCATGAGGAATACACACTGTCACAGGAATTTGCAAACTTGACTCCATTAAGTCCAGGATATCCTCTAAATTCTCGTAGTATGCTTAATCTTTCTCTATCATATATTCTGATTGATCCATTAGAACATAAAACAGCAACCaagcttcctttttctccttgtaCAGTCTTTGATGTGTCTATGCCAAGCAGATAAGTAGGCTCTTTAGTTTCTGAGGAACGTTTAACAATGTTCAAATTAGCAAATTGTTCCTCAATCTTCTCCATATCAGGAGTGCATCCAAGGGTAGTaaaaaatctgtaataaaaacaaaaatcaaaattaaacctAAAGCATTGCTACATTGTAATTAAATCAAGAATATTTCCTTCTGAGAGCTGGcacaaaacaatagaaatgaaatctaatattttaatcatttcccTACCATGATGTAACTAAAACTCAGTTGCCTCCTTCTAATTCAATCACTTTTTATATACTGCATCTACTGCcagtaaaagaatttaaaaacatgtacATACATTGCTTAGTAATTCCTTTCAGCTCAAACCTAATTATCGGTCCTACTCATAGTCCTCAGCATTAGCCAGGATCGCCACTTTGGGATCATCTTCACCTGGCCCCAACTGCCTTATACAACTATAGACAGAATCTAAACACAGATGTGTTGGCAGAAAAATGGTCCCTCAAAGATGTTAATGCCTAAATCCCAGGAACCTATTaatatgttaggttacatggcaaaAAATTCCGTGTAAATGGAATTAAAGTTGCGAATCAGTttaccttaaaatagggagattattctagattatctgggtgggcccaaagTGATCACCAGTGCCCTTAAAAGTagaaggaggaggcagaagaTGAGAGTCAGAGGGAGATGTTACTAGGGAAGAAAGGTTCAGAGAGATACAGTGCTGGTTTGGGCAAAGGAGGCCAATAACTGGTTGGCCTCTAGAAAtcggaaaaggcaaggaaacagccTCCTTTAGAGCTTCATGTGAAAGTgcagccctgctaacaccttggtTTTAATCCAGTGACACCTATCTTGGAATTCTGACCTCCAGAgctataataaatttatgttgtttcgAGCCGCcaagtttgcagtaatttgttacagcagtaataAAAAACTAAGAGGTACCCAGTAGGAAGTCTGGAGATGTGCTTCTCAGGCAGTAGCAGCTTGTAAATggtggagctggaatttgaacctagGCATTCTGGCTTCAGGGACTGTGCTCTTAACTACCACACTAGATTGCCAATCAATGGTAGGTTGTATATAGACCAAGTTCAAGGCCAGAAAAATATGCATGCCtcgtgacttttttttttctttttggctgcattgggtcttcgttgctgtgtgccagctttctctagttgtggtgagtgggggcttctcttcgttatggtgcatgggcttctcattgcagtcagtgctttcttttgttgcggagcatgggctctaggcatgcaggcttaagtagttgcagcacgcgggctcagcagttgtggtactcaggcttagttgctctgaggcatgtgggattttcctggaccagggatcgaacccatgtcccctgcattggcagttggattcttaaccactgtgccaccaggaaagtccgaTGCCTAGTGACTGTATTGCAAATTTTCTATCTTGCTTTCACCAATGAATATTCTAGCCTACCTCACAAGttcatattttcattcttaagatgaaatgcttttttttctgttgctttagTGATAGCTTTTTAACcatctgtcttttcatctttacaAGGAGAAATGAATACTAACTCAAGAGTTGTTAGAAGGATTAACTGAAATAATGTGTCTGGCATATCATGATacacattcaacaaatgttaagtAAGTGACCAGTATTACCACTACCAATACCACTAACATCACATGGGGGAGAATTTGGATCTATCAGAGGCTCCAAACAGAACAATTaaaccaaaaggcaaaaaatatttaacagttgcattggggggacttccccggtggtccagtggctaagactccaaactcccaatgcagggggaccacAGTTCGAtgcttggtcagggaactagatcccacatgcggaaactaagagtttgcatgccgcaactaaagatcctgcacgctgcaactaagacctggcacagccaaataaataaataaaaataaatatttttttaaaaaaagttggatTGGGGctcaaaaaaagaataagcatcctaactttaaattttgaatatttaaaaacttacaaaagttaaaagaatagtACGATGAACACACAGCCTTTCACCTTTTAGTTTCACCAACTTTCTTTTATctctataaacacacacacacacgcacacacttttCTGATGAACTCTGAAAGTTAACTGCAGacaaaatatcatttcatttctaaatactTTGATATAGAACACCTCACCAatcttttcttatcttttgttATCTAACAATGAATTTTTTGAAAAGCCCAGGCCAGTTATCTCATAAAACGTCCCACATCCtgaatttttctaattgtttcctTCTCGTGATTTAGATTCCAGCTTAACATTATGATCAGGGATACAATTTAGGTGATGCTGGGTACTTGTTACTGCATCACATCATAGAGGCTCATAATAACAAGTGTGATCACTTACTTAAGTTCTCCTTGGTGCTCAAACTGTCCCTGACTTGACCACTGAGAAACTCCTCAGGCCAGCTTCTGTGTGCTTTTGATATGTCACCATCACAATTAGTCTGTAAGCCCTACATGGAACAACTCTGTATAAGAATAAGTCTGAAAATGATGAGCTTCCTTCAAGTATTCAGAGACTAAATGACCATTTACCTCCATAGCATAGCTGTTGGTTTTATAACCAGATAGGCTAAAATGGCTTTCTCTTCTTAAACATGCCACTCttgctcctgcctcaggactgTAGCAATAGCtgcttctctgcctggaatactttcTGTACAATTTTTGTGTAACTCCTTCCTGTTATTCAGGTATCAAAATGTTACCTCCCCAAAGAGACCTTCCCTGATCAACCAGCCTAGACTGTCACTCCCTATTATATTGCCtattttatcaattaaaaatttaaaatgcttaattatgaaatatttcaaatgtatgaGGAagtgtagaaaaaaagaaactgacaccCAAGTACACATTACCCAGATTTAAcagatgttaacattttgccatatttgcctcaattttttaaagaaatgaaatcttaCAGACACAACTCCTAtaattaagaaatttttaaaaaataaatttatttatttatttatttttatctattggctgcattgggtcttcattgctgctcacgggctttctgtagttgtggagagcggggactactcttcattgtggtatgcaggtttctcattgtggtggcttctcttgttgtggagcatgagatctaggcgcacaggcttcagtagctgtggagcatgggctcattagttgtggctcgcgggctctagagtgcaggctcagtagttgtggcacacaggcttagttgctccgcggcatgtgggatctacccagactagggattgaaccagtgtcccctgcattggcaggcggattcataacaACTGTGCTACCGGGGAAGCCcattaagaaactttttttttttttttattttttggcacacgggcttagttgctccgcggcatgtgggatcctcctggagctgggatcgaacccatgacctctgcattggcaggcggattcttaaccactgcgccacccaggaagcccagaaACTTTTAAAACAGTATCAATTCATATGTATCTTTGCTGCAATTTGCTGTTTTCActcaatatgttttaaataaataaatttatttattggctgctttgggtcttcgttgctgtatgcaggcttttctctagttgcagaacggggggctgctcttcactgcggtgtgcgggcttctctgtGCAGTGTCTTCCCTTGttgtagaacacaggctctaggcacttggtcttcagtagttgccacgtgtgggttctagagtgcaggctcagtagctgtggcgcaggggtttcgttgctccgtggcatgtgggatcttcccagaccagggatggaaccggtgtcccctgcattggcaggcagattcttaaccactgcgccactggcgAAGTCCCCActcaatatttttgaaaaacccGATTTTACTGGTGACCTTATTACCTGACTCTTGCTTTTTTGTTATCAATAtggttgttgaataaatgaatgaataattgattCAACTTTCATGCATTAAGAGATGAAGAGGAGTTCTAGGAGAAACAGAATAAACCTAAAATGATATTGCATTTGCCTGGGTATTTGCAGGGGGAGCTCTGCTTATGGAAATTGGTAAAATAATGGCATTCTTTAACAGTACtttaaagcaaaaaaaggaaatgtaaagaCTTTATATTTCTGacaaaaaatttaatgtaatttttttttactacaagCTATTCAAATACATCCTAACATGTGCCTTCACTTAAGAGTATACTGCCTATACACTTCAAGGAAAAAAGCCTTTTTAATTCCAGGTAAAAACAACTGCCCATTCTTGAGACGGTCAAAGTGTTaatgaaattacaaaagaaacaatTCTTTGCTACTGCTTCATATTAATCTCTGCATATGAAATATCAGATTGATGAGAATTTTAAACAATTAGAAAGTTTAATGTGACTTTTAAGCTAACAGTAAGTCATAGGACTATGGTTACGCACTGCTGCCCCCAAGTAGGATAGTAGTGCTGTACTCCTTCCCTCCACAGTGTTGCCTGGAGAGTGTGTTTCACATTGGAACAGTCCCCTGCAAGGCTTTAATCCAAAGGATTCTGGGGATTGATGAGGCAGGCAGAGTTGGCCCCAGATGGAATGCTACAGCAAACCAACGCTTAAAGACAGTAGCAATGGTAACATTCTCAATGGTTGTTCATGTGACACTGCTTAAATGCAGTATAGTactgcaaaaaagaaagaaagaaaggaaggaaggaaggaaggaaggaaggaaggaaggaaggaaggaaggaaggaagagaaagaaagaaggaaggaaggaaggaaggaaggaaagaaaggaaagaaagaaagaaagaaagaaagaaagaaagaaagaaagaaagaaagaaagaaaggaaggaaggaaggaaggaaggaaggaagggagggaaagaaagagaaaggaaggaaggaaggaaggaaggaaggaaggaaggaaggaaggaagaaagaaagaaagaaagaaagaaagaaagaaagaaagaaagaaagaaagaaagaaagagaaagagggagggatagagggagggaggaaggaaaggaaaggaaaggaaaggaaaggaaaggaaaggaaaggaaaggaaaggaaaggaaaggaaaggaaaggaaaggaaaggaaaggaatagatATTGGAAGGTAGGCAGATCCTACAACACTCTCATGCTATAGAGtttatattcattcatccatAGACAGAAACAGTAAAATAGTTTAGTCTCTtagggaaaagatgaaaacctCTAGCATATGCTTTAACACATTAATATGCAACTGAGTCATATTTGAAATATAACTTCCAAGGCTACACAgttaattcttaattttacatACTAATGAATCGTTCTAAAATGATCTATAAACCCTTTTACTTCTACGTATGCTcttatttgagttttctttgcaTGATCCACTTCCCAATCCTCAAGAGAAGCCATAGGCTTTCTTCTCACTCAACACTCTCACAAGGTAACCTCATTCACATTCATGTTTTCAAGCACCACCTGTATGCCAATGATCTCATCTATTTACAAGCCCATATTCCCAAGTGTCTACTAACCATTTCTCCTTGAACATGTCCCACTACACCTCAAAGTAAAATTGATTATTtatgctccccccgcccccacccccaccccctgagtCCCACTGCCAAAATttctccttaaaaacaaaaccaaagtatGCTTCTCAATGTTCTCCATATTGGTCAATGGTACTGGCACCAACTGGTCTACTCAGTTCTAAGCCAGAACCTCTAGGGAATATCCAACTTTCCTACTCAGGGCTCTCATCCAATCCCTTTCCAAATTCTACTTTTGCTACAGGCTACTAAGGGCAGTATAAAGTCCAATCTATTTCTGTAGATCAAAACAATACTGACAACTATATATACATTCAACCTAACAAAAACATATAAAGAGAACAAATAAGATTAACCATAATTTAAATCTCTTCTCTATTCGTTTCTGTTAGATGCATAAAAGGAAGCTTAGTTACTGTTCTAGATCTCAACAGGCTAGTGTGAGCTGAGGGTGTAAAGTGAGCTTTTCTTatattaatacacacacacacacgcacacacgaaAAAGggcacaaaaagaaaagagatagaaAAGAGTACCAAAGGAAAGAGTAGGAAGGAGataagaagagaaatgaagataaaccaaaagagaacagcagagaagagaaaagaatgcaTGGAGTTACTGCCACTATCTCTTGAATCATATTGCAGTTCTCACTTTCCCAACATTGAGATGAGACAAGGAGAAGAGGTTCAGATAAAGGAAGTTTAGTAGAGTCTAAAGTTATGTTGGTTCACTTGgctaaaaatttttcattaaaaaaattccttgtCCTTGAGTTAGAGGATGTAAATAGCAAGCAACCATAACCCAATTTAAATATTAGCCTAACTGTTCTGAAAAAATTACTAATATCTCATCTTGACCCACCTGGCGCCGATCAGGAAACAGCAGACCCCCAGCAGTGCCCTGGCACTAAGCCACCACTGCTGTTGTAGTCTTTAACTGGGATACAGAATTCTCATGTCTGAATACAATGCAGTAGCTGCAAGATGTTTAGAAAGACATCCTAAAACAAACACCTTAGGATAAACTTTAAGGGGGTGAGAATATTAAATTCCTGGTGAACTGCCATCTTGAAAAACATTAGATGGGAAATGCTGATTAATCTCTAATCTAAAGAACTCTCCTTAGATAATTAAGAGTTGATTACTTGATAACAAAATCCCTAAACATAAGTATTCCTTTTGTGGCTTTGGCCTTGGTAAGATTTAAGTTATCTATATCAATCaaaatgttctttcattttaCTTCCTACTAAAATAAACCcaatgaaatgttatttctaTATATAAAGTACATCCTAAATACATCTAGCTGCAACTAGGTGTTGTTCTTATTCCTGAATTGGCCAAGTTT
The window above is part of the Hippopotamus amphibius kiboko isolate mHipAmp2 chromosome 4, mHipAmp2.hap2, whole genome shotgun sequence genome. Proteins encoded here:
- the WDR89 gene encoding WD repeat-containing protein 89 — encoded protein: MEKIEEQFANLNIVKRSSETKEPTYLLGIDTSKTVQGEKGSLVAVLCSNGSIRIYDRERLSILREFRGYPGLNGVKFANSCDSVYSSCTDGTVKCWDARLASGKPVQLFKGYLSNIFISFDVSCNDHVVCAGTEKVDDDALLVFWDARMNSQDSSTTKDPLGAYSETHSDDITQVCFHPSNPNMVVSGSTDGLVNVFDITADSEEDALVTTCNSVSSVSSIGWSGKDYKQIYCMTHDEGFCWWDLTHLDTDEPITCLNIPDVREVINVEEGILDYLIGGLYHEKTDKLFVVGGTNTGVIHIMSCTLSGLVHVTSLQGGHAATIRSFCWNTQNDSLLTGGEDAQLLLWKPGAVEKTFTKKDSMKIASSVYQRVRVHSNDSYKRKKK